Proteins from a genomic interval of Rosa chinensis cultivar Old Blush chromosome 2, RchiOBHm-V2, whole genome shotgun sequence:
- the LOC112187373 gene encoding golgin candidate 1 isoform X1, with translation MASWLKAAEDLFEVVDRRAKLVVNELSDEQLAAQALEASNGQGPQAKRAKKKTKAQKRQSINETSETSSHNKTESLETSDSAHAQINILTPQVDSTPEKASDVHLNDNGGTPSENPVIQTINEQQQDLEKDSTASIPITETPGIGVSETDAGQLEASPILTDRESATSTSNGELVNENAAVGREEHPLPLIVREVEVVDENNQVQSVDVGQDKRSKDADVPPTLVQERSQSIATDVPSNRKNQSEVADGNEEPVLERSKQLEHKAGSSPSKVPEQDQLEEAQGLLKTAVSTGQSKEARLARVCAGLSSRLQEYKSENAQLEELLVSERELSKSYEARIKQLQKDLSASKSEVTRIESNMVEALAAKNSEIEALVSSMDALKKQAAISEGNLASLQANMESIMRNRELTETRMMQAVREELSSVERRAEEERAAHNATKMAAMEREVELEHRALEASTALARTQRIADERTAKASELEQKMALLEVECANLNQELQDMEARARRGQKKPPEEANQMIQVWQEEVERARQGQRDAEGKLSSLEAEVQKMRVEMAAMKRDAEHYSRQEHMELEKRYRELTDLLYYKQTQLETMASEKAAAEFQLEKELKRLQEAQVEAERSRVSRRASASWEEDTEMKALEPLPLYHRHMVGATMQLQKAAKLLDSGAVRATKFLWRYPTARIILLFYMVFVHLFLMYLLHRLQAQADDFSAREVAESMGLANTNLP, from the exons ATGGCTTCGTGGCTCAAAGCTGCTGAAG ATTTGTTTGAAGTTGTTGATCGAAGGGCAAAGCTTGTTGTCAATGAGTTGTCAGATGAGCAGTTGGCTGCCCAAGCACTAG AAGCTTCTAATGGGCAAGGACCTCAAGCCAAGCGGGCAAAGAAGAAGACCAAG GCTCAGAAGAGACAGTCAATAAATGAAACTTCAGAAACAAGTTCTCATAACAAAACAGAGTCTCTAGAAACAAGTGATTCTGCACATGCACAGATTAATATACTAACTCCACAAGTAGATTCCACACCTGAAAAAGCTAGTGATGTTCATTTAAATGACAATGGTGGGACGCCCTCTGAAAATCCTGTGATCCAAACAATTAACGAGCAGCAACAGGATCTTGAGAAAGACTCCACAGCTAGCATTCCTATAACAGAGACACCAGGAATTGGAGTCAGTGAAACGGATGCTGGTCAACTGGAAGCTTCACCAATTCTTACTGATAGGGAATCTGCCACATCAACTTCAAATGGTGAGCTTGTGAATGAGAATGCCGCAGTTGGTCGGGAAGAACATCCTTTGCCGTTAATTGTCAGAGAAGTTGAGGTTGTGGATGAAAATAATCAAGTTCAGTCGGTTGATGTTGGCCAGGATAAAAGATCCAAAGATGCAGATGTTCCTCCAACCCTTGTCCAAGAGAGATCACAGTCTATAGCTACTGATGTCCCCAGTAACAGAAAAAATCAGTCGGAAGTTGCTGATGGCAACGAGGAACCAGTCCTTGAGAGAAGTAAGCAACTTGAGCATAAAGCTGGTAGCTCTCCCTCAAAAGTACCGGAACAGGATCAACTTGAGGAG GCTCAAGGATTGCTTAAAACGGCTGTTTCCACTGGTCAGTCTAAAGAAGCAAGGTTAGCGAGG GTTTGTGCCGGACTTTCATCCCGTCTTCAAGAATACAAATCTGAGAATGCACAGCTAGAGGAGCTTCTTGTGTCAGAG AGGGAGCTGAGCAAGTCATATGAGGCTCGCATAAAGCAGCTACAAAAAGATTTGTCAGCATCCAAAAGCGAGGTGACAAGAATAGAGTCAAATATGGTTGAGGCCTTGGCAGCAAAAAATTCTGAAATCGAGGCACTTGTCAGTTCCATGGATGCACTTAAGAAACAGGCTGCTATATCTGAAGGAAATCTGGCTTCGCTGCAG GCAAACATGGAATCTATAATGAGAAATCGGGAACTGACGGAGACAAGAATGATGCAG GCTGTACGGGAGGAGTTGTCTTCTGTAGAACGGAGAGCCGAAGAAGAGCGTGCTGCACACAATGCTACCAAAATG GCTGCTATGGAAAGGGAAGTAGAATTGGAACATAGAGCCCTTGAGGCATCCACAGCCCTCGCAAGGACTCAG AGAATAGCTGATGAGAGGACTGCAAAGGCATCAGAACTTGAGCAGAAGATGGCATTGCTTGAG GTTGAGTGTGCCAACTTAAACCAAGAGCTGCAAGATATGGAAGCTCGTGCTCGGCGCGGGCAAAAGAAGCCACCAGAAGAGGCGAATCAAATGATTCAG GTGTGGCAGGAAGAAGTGGAACGTGCACGCCAAGGTCAGAGGGATGCAGAGGGAAAGCTTTCTTCCTTGGAG GCTGAAGTTCAAAAAATGAGAGTTGAAATGGCTGCCATGAAGAGGGATGCTGAGCACTACTCACGTCAG GAACACATGGAACTAGAGAAACGCTACCGTGAACTAACTGATTTACTG TACTACAAGCAAACACAATTAGAAACCATGGCCAGTGAAAAAGCTGCTGCAGAGTTCCAATTGGAGAAGGAATTGAAGCGTCTCCAGGAAGCACAGGTAGAGGCAGAAAGAAGTAGAGTTTCCCGCCGGGCATCAGCGTCCTGGGAAGAAGACACTGAAATGAAGGCACTTGa GCCTCTTCCCTTGTATCACCGCCATATGGTTGGGGCAACCATGCAG TTGCAGAAGGCAGCAAAACTATTAGATTCAGGAGCTGTCCGGGCCACAAAATTTCTCTGGCGGTATCCAACTGCTCGGATTATCTTGCTATTCTACATG GTATTTGTGCATCTGTTCTTGATGTATTTGCTGCATCGCCTTCAG GCACAAGCAGATGACTTTTCCGCTAGAGAAGTTGCAGAGTCGATGGGACTTGCTAACACCAACTTACCATGA
- the LOC112187373 gene encoding golgin candidate 1 isoform X3: protein MASWLKAAEDLFEVVDRRAKLVVNELSDEQLAAQALEASNGQGPQAKRAKKKTKAQKRQSINETSETSSHNKTESLETSDSAHAQINILTPQVDSTPEKASDVHLNDNGGTPSENPVIQTINEQQQDLEKDSTASIPITETPGIGVSETDAGQLEASPILTDRESATSTSNGELVNENAAVGREEHPLPLIVREVEVVDENNQVQSVDVGQDKRSKDADVPPTLVQERSQSIATDVPSNRKNQSEVADGNEEPVLERSKQLEHKAGSSPSKVPEQDQLEEAQGLLKTAVSTGQSKEARLARVCAGLSSRLQEYKSENAQLEELLVSERELSKSYEARIKQLQKDLSASKSEVTRIESNMVEALAAKNSEIEALVSSMDALKKQAAISEGNLASLQANMESIMRNRELTETRMMQAVREELSSVERRAEEERAAHNATKMAAMEREVELEHRALEASTALARTQRIADERTAKASELEQKMALLEVECANLNQELQDMEARARRGQKKPPEEANQMIQVWQEEVERARQGQRDAEGKLSSLEAEVQKMRVEMAAMKRDAEHYSRQEHMELEKRYRELTDLLYYKQTQLETMASEKAAAEFQLEKELKRLQEAQVEAERSRVSRRASASWEEDTEMKALEPLPLYHRHMVGATMQLQKAAKLLDSGAVRATKFLWRYPTARIILLFYMPSAGICASVLDVFAASPSGTSR from the exons ATGGCTTCGTGGCTCAAAGCTGCTGAAG ATTTGTTTGAAGTTGTTGATCGAAGGGCAAAGCTTGTTGTCAATGAGTTGTCAGATGAGCAGTTGGCTGCCCAAGCACTAG AAGCTTCTAATGGGCAAGGACCTCAAGCCAAGCGGGCAAAGAAGAAGACCAAG GCTCAGAAGAGACAGTCAATAAATGAAACTTCAGAAACAAGTTCTCATAACAAAACAGAGTCTCTAGAAACAAGTGATTCTGCACATGCACAGATTAATATACTAACTCCACAAGTAGATTCCACACCTGAAAAAGCTAGTGATGTTCATTTAAATGACAATGGTGGGACGCCCTCTGAAAATCCTGTGATCCAAACAATTAACGAGCAGCAACAGGATCTTGAGAAAGACTCCACAGCTAGCATTCCTATAACAGAGACACCAGGAATTGGAGTCAGTGAAACGGATGCTGGTCAACTGGAAGCTTCACCAATTCTTACTGATAGGGAATCTGCCACATCAACTTCAAATGGTGAGCTTGTGAATGAGAATGCCGCAGTTGGTCGGGAAGAACATCCTTTGCCGTTAATTGTCAGAGAAGTTGAGGTTGTGGATGAAAATAATCAAGTTCAGTCGGTTGATGTTGGCCAGGATAAAAGATCCAAAGATGCAGATGTTCCTCCAACCCTTGTCCAAGAGAGATCACAGTCTATAGCTACTGATGTCCCCAGTAACAGAAAAAATCAGTCGGAAGTTGCTGATGGCAACGAGGAACCAGTCCTTGAGAGAAGTAAGCAACTTGAGCATAAAGCTGGTAGCTCTCCCTCAAAAGTACCGGAACAGGATCAACTTGAGGAG GCTCAAGGATTGCTTAAAACGGCTGTTTCCACTGGTCAGTCTAAAGAAGCAAGGTTAGCGAGG GTTTGTGCCGGACTTTCATCCCGTCTTCAAGAATACAAATCTGAGAATGCACAGCTAGAGGAGCTTCTTGTGTCAGAG AGGGAGCTGAGCAAGTCATATGAGGCTCGCATAAAGCAGCTACAAAAAGATTTGTCAGCATCCAAAAGCGAGGTGACAAGAATAGAGTCAAATATGGTTGAGGCCTTGGCAGCAAAAAATTCTGAAATCGAGGCACTTGTCAGTTCCATGGATGCACTTAAGAAACAGGCTGCTATATCTGAAGGAAATCTGGCTTCGCTGCAG GCAAACATGGAATCTATAATGAGAAATCGGGAACTGACGGAGACAAGAATGATGCAG GCTGTACGGGAGGAGTTGTCTTCTGTAGAACGGAGAGCCGAAGAAGAGCGTGCTGCACACAATGCTACCAAAATG GCTGCTATGGAAAGGGAAGTAGAATTGGAACATAGAGCCCTTGAGGCATCCACAGCCCTCGCAAGGACTCAG AGAATAGCTGATGAGAGGACTGCAAAGGCATCAGAACTTGAGCAGAAGATGGCATTGCTTGAG GTTGAGTGTGCCAACTTAAACCAAGAGCTGCAAGATATGGAAGCTCGTGCTCGGCGCGGGCAAAAGAAGCCACCAGAAGAGGCGAATCAAATGATTCAG GTGTGGCAGGAAGAAGTGGAACGTGCACGCCAAGGTCAGAGGGATGCAGAGGGAAAGCTTTCTTCCTTGGAG GCTGAAGTTCAAAAAATGAGAGTTGAAATGGCTGCCATGAAGAGGGATGCTGAGCACTACTCACGTCAG GAACACATGGAACTAGAGAAACGCTACCGTGAACTAACTGATTTACTG TACTACAAGCAAACACAATTAGAAACCATGGCCAGTGAAAAAGCTGCTGCAGAGTTCCAATTGGAGAAGGAATTGAAGCGTCTCCAGGAAGCACAGGTAGAGGCAGAAAGAAGTAGAGTTTCCCGCCGGGCATCAGCGTCCTGGGAAGAAGACACTGAAATGAAGGCACTTGa GCCTCTTCCCTTGTATCACCGCCATATGGTTGGGGCAACCATGCAG TTGCAGAAGGCAGCAAAACTATTAGATTCAGGAGCTGTCCGGGCCACAAAATTTCTCTGGCGGTATCCAACTGCTCGGATTATCTTGCTATTCTACATG CCATCCGCAGGTATTTGTGCATCTGTTCTTGATGTATTTGCTGCATCGCCTTCAG GCACAAGCAGATGA
- the LOC112187373 gene encoding golgin candidate 1 isoform X2 — protein MASWLKAAEDLFEVVDRRAKLVVNELSDEQLAAQALASNGQGPQAKRAKKKTKAQKRQSINETSETSSHNKTESLETSDSAHAQINILTPQVDSTPEKASDVHLNDNGGTPSENPVIQTINEQQQDLEKDSTASIPITETPGIGVSETDAGQLEASPILTDRESATSTSNGELVNENAAVGREEHPLPLIVREVEVVDENNQVQSVDVGQDKRSKDADVPPTLVQERSQSIATDVPSNRKNQSEVADGNEEPVLERSKQLEHKAGSSPSKVPEQDQLEEAQGLLKTAVSTGQSKEARLARVCAGLSSRLQEYKSENAQLEELLVSERELSKSYEARIKQLQKDLSASKSEVTRIESNMVEALAAKNSEIEALVSSMDALKKQAAISEGNLASLQANMESIMRNRELTETRMMQAVREELSSVERRAEEERAAHNATKMAAMEREVELEHRALEASTALARTQRIADERTAKASELEQKMALLEVECANLNQELQDMEARARRGQKKPPEEANQMIQVWQEEVERARQGQRDAEGKLSSLEAEVQKMRVEMAAMKRDAEHYSRQEHMELEKRYRELTDLLYYKQTQLETMASEKAAAEFQLEKELKRLQEAQVEAERSRVSRRASASWEEDTEMKALEPLPLYHRHMVGATMQLQKAAKLLDSGAVRATKFLWRYPTARIILLFYMVFVHLFLMYLLHRLQAQADDFSAREVAESMGLANTNLP, from the exons ATGGCTTCGTGGCTCAAAGCTGCTGAAG ATTTGTTTGAAGTTGTTGATCGAAGGGCAAAGCTTGTTGTCAATGAGTTGTCAGATGAGCAGTTGGCTGCCCAAGCACTAG CTTCTAATGGGCAAGGACCTCAAGCCAAGCGGGCAAAGAAGAAGACCAAG GCTCAGAAGAGACAGTCAATAAATGAAACTTCAGAAACAAGTTCTCATAACAAAACAGAGTCTCTAGAAACAAGTGATTCTGCACATGCACAGATTAATATACTAACTCCACAAGTAGATTCCACACCTGAAAAAGCTAGTGATGTTCATTTAAATGACAATGGTGGGACGCCCTCTGAAAATCCTGTGATCCAAACAATTAACGAGCAGCAACAGGATCTTGAGAAAGACTCCACAGCTAGCATTCCTATAACAGAGACACCAGGAATTGGAGTCAGTGAAACGGATGCTGGTCAACTGGAAGCTTCACCAATTCTTACTGATAGGGAATCTGCCACATCAACTTCAAATGGTGAGCTTGTGAATGAGAATGCCGCAGTTGGTCGGGAAGAACATCCTTTGCCGTTAATTGTCAGAGAAGTTGAGGTTGTGGATGAAAATAATCAAGTTCAGTCGGTTGATGTTGGCCAGGATAAAAGATCCAAAGATGCAGATGTTCCTCCAACCCTTGTCCAAGAGAGATCACAGTCTATAGCTACTGATGTCCCCAGTAACAGAAAAAATCAGTCGGAAGTTGCTGATGGCAACGAGGAACCAGTCCTTGAGAGAAGTAAGCAACTTGAGCATAAAGCTGGTAGCTCTCCCTCAAAAGTACCGGAACAGGATCAACTTGAGGAG GCTCAAGGATTGCTTAAAACGGCTGTTTCCACTGGTCAGTCTAAAGAAGCAAGGTTAGCGAGG GTTTGTGCCGGACTTTCATCCCGTCTTCAAGAATACAAATCTGAGAATGCACAGCTAGAGGAGCTTCTTGTGTCAGAG AGGGAGCTGAGCAAGTCATATGAGGCTCGCATAAAGCAGCTACAAAAAGATTTGTCAGCATCCAAAAGCGAGGTGACAAGAATAGAGTCAAATATGGTTGAGGCCTTGGCAGCAAAAAATTCTGAAATCGAGGCACTTGTCAGTTCCATGGATGCACTTAAGAAACAGGCTGCTATATCTGAAGGAAATCTGGCTTCGCTGCAG GCAAACATGGAATCTATAATGAGAAATCGGGAACTGACGGAGACAAGAATGATGCAG GCTGTACGGGAGGAGTTGTCTTCTGTAGAACGGAGAGCCGAAGAAGAGCGTGCTGCACACAATGCTACCAAAATG GCTGCTATGGAAAGGGAAGTAGAATTGGAACATAGAGCCCTTGAGGCATCCACAGCCCTCGCAAGGACTCAG AGAATAGCTGATGAGAGGACTGCAAAGGCATCAGAACTTGAGCAGAAGATGGCATTGCTTGAG GTTGAGTGTGCCAACTTAAACCAAGAGCTGCAAGATATGGAAGCTCGTGCTCGGCGCGGGCAAAAGAAGCCACCAGAAGAGGCGAATCAAATGATTCAG GTGTGGCAGGAAGAAGTGGAACGTGCACGCCAAGGTCAGAGGGATGCAGAGGGAAAGCTTTCTTCCTTGGAG GCTGAAGTTCAAAAAATGAGAGTTGAAATGGCTGCCATGAAGAGGGATGCTGAGCACTACTCACGTCAG GAACACATGGAACTAGAGAAACGCTACCGTGAACTAACTGATTTACTG TACTACAAGCAAACACAATTAGAAACCATGGCCAGTGAAAAAGCTGCTGCAGAGTTCCAATTGGAGAAGGAATTGAAGCGTCTCCAGGAAGCACAGGTAGAGGCAGAAAGAAGTAGAGTTTCCCGCCGGGCATCAGCGTCCTGGGAAGAAGACACTGAAATGAAGGCACTTGa GCCTCTTCCCTTGTATCACCGCCATATGGTTGGGGCAACCATGCAG TTGCAGAAGGCAGCAAAACTATTAGATTCAGGAGCTGTCCGGGCCACAAAATTTCTCTGGCGGTATCCAACTGCTCGGATTATCTTGCTATTCTACATG GTATTTGTGCATCTGTTCTTGATGTATTTGCTGCATCGCCTTCAG GCACAAGCAGATGACTTTTCCGCTAGAGAAGTTGCAGAGTCGATGGGACTTGCTAACACCAACTTACCATGA